One region of Zingiber officinale cultivar Zhangliang chromosome 7B, Zo_v1.1, whole genome shotgun sequence genomic DNA includes:
- the LOC122006752 gene encoding ABC transporter G family member 36-like isoform X3, whose product METSEVHRLGSMRRSSSVWRRTEESVFSRSSRERSAEDDEEALRWAALEKLPTFDRVRRGILSLPDEGGVAGLREVDVGKLGFQERRALLERLLHVAEEDNELFLLKLKDRIQRVGLDLPDIEVRYENLTVEAETYVGEGGLPTIFNSTINLLEGYANLLRILPSRKRPLSILHNVSGIIKPRRMTLLLGPPGSGKTILLLALAGKLDSELKTTGKVTYNGHEMHEFVPERTAAYISQYDLHIGEMTVRETLAFSARCQGVGTRHDMLIELARREKEANIKPDPDLDVFMKASSIEGQETNVITDYVLKILGLEVCADTMVGDEMLRGISGGQRKRVTTGEMLVGPARALFMDEISTGLDSSTTYQIVNSLRQSIHILSGTAVISLLQPAPETYDLFDDIILLSDGQVVYHGPRENVLEFFESMGFKCPERKGVADFLQEVTSRKDQQQYWARHDEPYRYVPVRVFSEAFQSFHVGCAIAEEIASPYDKSKSHPAALTVTKYGVSNKELLKANIDRELLLMKRNSFVYIFKAIQISIMALIAMTVFFRTKMHRDSVDDGGIYMGALFFGVVMVMFNGFSELAMTILKLPVFFKQRDLLFYPAWAYAIPTWILKIPISFVEVAVWVFTTYYVTGFDPNVGRLFKQYLLLLAANQMASGLFRAIAAVSRNLIIANTFGSFVLLILLVLGGFILSRHQVKKWWIWGYWISPLMYSHNAISTNEFLGHSWSHKLPQATESLGVIVLKSRGVFTEAKWYWIGFAALVGYIFVFNALFTVALAYLKPYGKSQPSLSEESLNEKNANLTGEVVERSSRERNSSSHSLENINTIASLNRNKKGMVLPFTPLALTFENIRYSVDMPQEMKAQGVVEDRLELLKGVSGSFRPGVLTALMGVSGAGKTTLMDVLAGRKTGGYIEGNITISGYPKKQDTFARISGYCEQNDIHSPHVTVYESLFYSAWLRLSADVDSTTRKMFVEEVMELVELTPLRNALVGLPGVDGLSTEQRKRLTIAVELVANPSIIFMDEPTSGLDARAAAIVMRTVRNTVDTGRTVVCTIHQPSIDIFEAFDELFLMKRGGEEIYVGPLGRHSCDLISYFEGINGVTKIKDGYNPATWMLEVTTQMQENVLGVNFSEVYKSSELYQRNKNLIKELSSPSPGSSDLYFPTQYSQSFIGQCSACLWKQHLSYWRNPPYTAMRFFFTAIIALLFGSIFWDLGTKRSRQQDLFNAMGSMYAAVLFIGVQNASSVQPVVAVERTVFYRERAAGMYSALPYAFGQVTIEIPYVLVQALIYGVIVYSMIGFEWTAAKFFWYLFFMYFTLLYFTFYGMMAVGLTPNHHIASIVSAAFYAIWNLFSGFLIPRPQIPIWWRWYYWMCPVAWTLYGLVVSQFGDVHENLEDGPSVSEFVRSYFGFRHNFLGVVATVIVAFPVLFAFLFGFSIKMLNFQRR is encoded by the exons ATGGAGACGAGCGAGGTGCACCGGCTGGGGAGCATGCGGCGGAGCAGCTCGGTGTGGCGGAGAACCGAGGAGTCGGTGTTCTCGCGGTCGTCGAGGGAGCGGTCGGCGGAGGACGACGAGGAGGCGCTCCGGTGGGCGGCGCTGGAGAAGCTGCCCACCTTCGACCGCGTGCGCCGCGGCATCCTCTCGCTTCCTGACGAGGGCGGCGTCGCCGGGCTTCGGGAAGTCGACGTAGGGAAGCTTGGGTTCCAGGAGCGGCGTGCTCTCCTCGAGCGCCTCCTCCACGTGGCCGAGGAGGACAACGAGCTCTTCTTGCTCAAGCTCAAGGACCGCATCCAACG GGTGGGGCTCGACCTGCCGGACATCGAAGTGAGGTACGAGAACCTCACCGTCGAAGCGGAGACCTACGTCGGCGAGGGAGGATTGCCGACCATCTTCAATTCCACCATCAACCTGCTCGAG ggttATGCAAATCTTTTGCGAATACTTCCAAGTCGAAAGAGACCTTTGTCGATCCTTCACAATGTCAGTGGAATCATCAAGCCTCGCAG GATGACATTGCTCTTAGGTCCTCCTGGATCAGGAAAAACCATATTGTTGTTGGCATTGGCCGGAAAGCTCGACTCTGAACTCAAG ACGACGGGAAAGGTGACCTACAATGGCCATGAAATGCATGAATTTGTCCCTGAACGAACTGCTGCCTACATCAGCCAGTATGATCTTCACATTGGTGAGATGACAGTTCGTGAGACGTTAGCCTTTTCCGCTAGGTGTCAAGGAGTTGGCACTCGGCATG ACATGTTAATTGAGTTGGCTAGGCGAGAGAAAGAAGCAAACATTAAGCCAGATCCTGACCTAGATGTTTTCATGAAG GCATCTTCAATAGAAGGACAAGAAACCAATGTGATTACAGATTATGTGCTCAAG ATACTAGGTTTGGAGGTTTGTGCTGACACCATGGTTGGAGACGAAATGTTGAGAGGCATTTCTGGCGGGCAAAGGAAGCGTGTTACGACAG GTGAAATGCTTGTTGGACCTGCAAGAGCTCTATTCATGGATGAGATATCAACCGGTTTGGACAGCTCAACAACTTATCAGATAGTAAACTCCCTCAGGCAATCTATTCACATTCTTAGTGGAACCGCCGTTATATCTCTACTTCAACCGGCACCGGAGACCTATGacctcttcgacgacatcattcTTCTCTCTGACGGGCAAGTTGTGTATCATGGCCCGCGGGAGAATGTACTCGAATTCTTTGAGTCTATGGGCTTCAAATGCCCGGAGAGGAAGGGTGTTGCAGATTTCCTACAAGAA GTAACATCGAGGAAGGATCAACAGCAATACTGGGCACGCCATGATGAGCCTTACAGATACGTTCCTGTAAGAGTATTTTCTGAAGCATTCCAATCGTTCCATGTCGGTTGTGCCATTGCAGAGGAAATTGCTTCCCCATATGATAAGAGTAAGAGCCATCCTGCTGCTCTTACAGTCACAAAATACGGGGTTAGCAACAAGGAATTGTTAAAAGCCAACATTGACAGAGAATTATTGCTAATGAAGAGAAACTCATTCGTCTACATCTTCAAAGCAATTCAA ATTTCCATCATGGCGCTGATTGCAATGACAGTCTTCTTCCGTACTAAAATGCACCGTGATTCAGTGGACGATGGTGGAATATATATGGGAGCACTTTTCTTTGGAGTGGTCATGGTCATGTTTAATGGTTTCTCCGAACTCGCCATGACCATTTTAAAGCTTCCTGTTTTTTTCAAGCAAAGGGATCTCCTATTTTATCCGGCATGGGCATATGCAATACCGACATGGATTCTTAAGATTCCCATTTCCTTCGTCGAAGTTGCAGTGTGGGTTTTCACAACGTATTATGTCACAGGATTCGATCCAAATGTCGGAAG GTTGTTTAAGCAGTATCTGCTGCTACTGGCAGCAAATCAGATGGCATCTGGTCTCTTCCGTGCCATTGCTGCAGTATCTAGGAATTTGATTATTGCAAATACCTTTGGATCCTTTGTGTTGCTCATTCTTCTTGTGCTTGGTGGTTTCATTCTTTCTCGAC ATCAAGTGAAGAAATGGTGGATTTGGGGTTATTGGATCTCACCGCTAATGTACTCGCATAATGCAATATCGACAAATGAATTCTTAGGACATAGCTGGAGTCAT AAACTTCCACAGGCAACAGAGTCACTCGGAGTAATAGTTTTGAAATCCCGTGGAGTTTTTACCGAAGCAAAATGGTATTGGATTGGATTTGCGGCTCTAGTTGGTTATATTTTTGTGTTCAATGCTCTTTTCACTGTGGCACTTGCTTATCTAAAAC CATATGGGAAATCTCAACCATCTCTGTCTGAAGAATCATTAAATGAAAAGAATGCCAATCTGACCGGGGAAGTTGTAGAACGATCATCTAGAGAAAGGAATTCTTCTAGTCATTCTTTGGAAAACATCAATACAATTGCATCTCTTAATCGAAACAAGAAGGGAATGGTGCTTCCGTTCACTCCGCTCGCTCTCACGTTTGAAAATATAAGATATTCCGTCGACATGCCACAA GAAATGAAAGCTCAAGGGGTGGTAGAAGACCGTTTGGAACTTTTGAAGGGTGTAAGTGGTTCTTTTAGGCCCGGAGTCCTGACTGCTCTAATGGGTGTGAGTGGTGCCGGCAAAACAACACTAATGGATGTACTAGCCGGTCGCAAAACTGGTGGATACATAGAAGGAAACATTACTATATCTGGTTATCCTAAGAAACAAGACACGTTTGCTCGCATATCAGGTTACTGTGAGCAAAATGACATCCATTCTCCCCATGTGACGGTTTACGAGTCTCTTTTTTATTCAGCATGGcttaggttatctgctgatgttgATTCTACAACTCGGAAG ATGTTTGTCGAAGAGGTGATGGAGCTTGTAGAGTTGACACCGCTCAGAAATGCACTTGTTGGACTGCCCGGAGTAGATGGATTATCAACCGAGCAACGGAAGAGGCTCACTATTGCAGTGGAGCTTGTTGCCAACCCGTCCATTATATTCATGGATGAACCGACCTCAGGGCTCGACGCAAGGGCTGCAGCCATTGTCATGAGAACTGTTAGGAACACTGTGGATACGGGGAGGACTGTCGTGTGTACTATCCACCAGCCCAGTATCGACATATTCGAAGCTTTTGATGAG CTCTTCCTAATGAAGCGAGGCGGAGAAGAAATATATGTTGGTCCACTCGGCCGCCATTCGTGTGATCTTATAAGCTACTTTGAG GGAATTAATGGCGTGACGAAGATAAAAGACGGTTATAATCCCGCAACTTGGATGTTAGAAGTGACTACACAGATGCAAGAAAATGTACTAGGTGTTAATTTCAGTGAAGTATACAAGAGCTCAGAGTTGTACCA GAGAAACAAGAATCTGATAAAGGAGTTGAGTTCGCCTTCCCCAGGTTCAAGTGATCTCTACTTTCCGACTCAGTACTCTCAGTCTTTTATTGGGCAATGCTCGGCGTGCCTTTGGAAGCAACACTTATCGTATTGGCGGAATCCTCCATACACTGCAATGCGGTTTTTCTTTACGGCCATCATAGCTTTGTTGTTCGGCTCTATATTTTGGGACCTTGGCACCAAAAG GTCTAGGCAACAGGATCTATTCAATGCAATGGGTTCGATGTATGCTGCTGTCCTATTCATCGGGGTACAAAATGCTTCGTCAGTTCAACCGGTTGTGGCCGTTGAACGAACAGTGTTTTATAGGGAAAGAGCCGCAGGGATGTACTCGGCTTTGCCATACGCCTTTGGGCAA GTTACAATTGAAATTCCATATGTTTTGGTACAAGCATTGATATACGGTGTGATAGTCTACTCGATGATTGGATTCGAGTGGACGGCCGCAAAGTTCTTCTGGTACCTGTTCTTCATGTACTTCACACTCCTCTACTTCACATTTTATGGAATGATGGCGGTCGGGTTAACTCCCAACCACCACATTGCATCCATTGTTTCTGCTGCCTTTTACGCGATATGGAACCTCTTCTCTGGGTTCCTTATCCCTCGCCCG CAAATTCCGATATGGTGGAGGTGGTATTACTGGATGTGTCCGGTTGCTTGGACCTTGTATGGATTGGTCGTGTCGCAGTTTGGAGATGTGCACGAGAATCTTGAAGATGGTCCCTCTGTGTCAGAGTTTGTGAGAAGTTATTTTGGGTTTAGGCATAACTTTCTAGGCGTGGTAGCAACAGTCATCGTCGCATTTCCTGTGCTTTTCGCGTTCCTCTTTGGCTTTTCGATCAAGATGCTCAACTTCCAGAGGAGATGA